Genomic DNA from Bartonella alsatica:
TATTATTTATCGAGATGAAGATGAGGACGAACTATCCTACAATTTCTCAATGGCTATATTAGATATTGATTTAGGAAACTAATTCGTTGTGAATAGTTGGATAAAATATTTTTGCAATTGAATTAAGTTTCATATGAGTTTTAATGCCTTAAAGCTCGTATGATCATTTCGTGCAATAATAAGGTGGTCATGAATAGTAATACCTAACGCATTTGCTGCATCTTTTAATATATGTGTCATTGTTATATCTGCTTTAGAAGGTTTTGCATCACCAGAAGGATGATTGTGTACTAAGATGAGTCCTGCTGCGGATAATTCTAAAGCTCGAGAAATGACTTCACGCGGATAGACAGGAGTGTGATCAATGGTTCCAGTTTGTTGCACTTCATCAGCGAGTAAACCATTTTTTTTATCAAGAAATAAGATACGAAATTGTTCACGTGTTTCATGAGCCATAACGGCTTTACAATAAGCTAATACTTTATCCCATGAAGAAAAAATATCACGTTTAAACAATTCTGCACGAGCAAGACGTCCAGCAACATCTGAAATAATTTTTAAGTCAATTGCAGTTGCCGGACCGCATCCTTGAATCTCTTGAAGTCGGTGAATATCAGCACCCAATACTTCTGCTAGGGAGCCAAAACGCGCTATCAAGTTTTTGGCTATTGGTTTTGTATTCGCTCGAGGGATAGTGCGAAAAAGTAATAATTCAAGGTATTCATAATCTTCAATTGCATTTCCTTTTGACTTTAAATAGCGTTTACGGAGACGTTCACGATGTCCTTGGTAATGCTTATGTGTTTGTGAATTTTTCTGAAGCTTTTCACTTTTTATTTCCGGTATTGGACTAAGTGAGAGATTTGGTGTCAATGCAAAGTGATTACTTTGGATATCTCCCTTTTTATTTATTTTTTTAGCCATAGCATTTCTACATTTATTTAAGCATTTAAGCTTGAAATATAAAAAATATTTTTAGGAGATTGTGTAAAAATTTCGCATCCTTCATTTGTTACGCCAATTGTATGTTCATACTGTGCGGTAAGAGATCGATCACGTGTAACGGCAGTCCAACCGTCAGATAAAATTTTAACCTGTGGTTTCCCAAGGTTGATCATCGGCTCAATTGTAAATATCATACCTTGTTTTAGTTCTATTCCTTCCCCAGGATTTCCATAATGAAGTATATTGGGTGCATCATGAAAAAGCTGTCCGATTCCATGTCCGCAAAAATCTCTTACAATTGAACATCGTTCAGATTCTGCATAATTTTGAATGGCTGCACCAATATCACCCGTAGTTGCACCCGGTTTGACTACAGAAATTCCTCTCATAAGACTTTCATATGTTATTCTTAGAAGACGTTCTGCAGCACGTCTGATTTTTCCAACAGGGTACATGCGGCTTGAATCTCCGTGCCAACCATCGTGAATAAAGGTCACATCAATATTAACAATATCACCTTCTTGCAAGGGTCTGCTATTGGGGATTCCATGGCAAACAACATGATTGATGGATGTACAGCATGAATGACTGTATCCATGGTAATTCAGGTCAGCAGGAAGAGCACCTTGTTTAGCACCAAAAATAAATACAAAATCATCAATTTCTTGCGTAGTTACACCAGGCTTAATAATATCCGTAAGTGCATCAAGACATTCCGCAGCAATGCGACCGACTTTACGCATTTTAGCAAAAGCATCTTCGTCAAAAATACGGATCTGTCCGTTAAATTTTAAGGGTATTTTATTATATTCAATATAATCAGTCATTGCTTTTTCTATATTTCTATTTTCACTCTATGAATCGGAAAAATGCCTTCTGCACTTACGTGACATTTTATAGCGTAAAATTCTACTCCTGATTTTAATGCTAAATCAAATGTACGTCTATAGATTGGATCAAGGTCATCGCAGATTGTAAAAGCTGAACAATCCTCTCGTTGAATTATATAAAGCATAGCGGCTCGTTTTCCTTGTTGCACAACTTTTATGAGCTCTTCAAGATGACGTGTGCCACGTTTTGTTACAGTATCAGGAAACTCTGCTAACCCTTTTTGGCGCATAAAATGGACATTTTTGACTTCTAGATAACAGTCAGGAACGATGCCATCACACAGAAGAAAGTCGATCCGTGATTGTGTTCCATAACGTTGTTCTTTCAAAGTGGTTTTGTATTTACTTAATTCGGGTAATAATCCATTTTGAATTGCTTCTAATGCAAGTCTGTTTGGTAAAGCCGTGTTGATGCCAACTAAAGTATTATTTACTTCAATAATTTCTAATCGATATGCGTATTTTCGTTTGGAGTTGTTATTATATGAAAGCCAAATATTGGTGTTTGGAGTTATTAATCCAAGCATCGATCCTGTATTAGGGACTGACACGGTAAACATGTGTTGGTTATCCCATTTAACGTCAGCAAGAAAACGTTTATAACGACGGATAAGCTTTGCAGG
This window encodes:
- the map gene encoding type I methionyl aminopeptidase; protein product: MTDYIEYNKIPLKFNGQIRIFDEDAFAKMRKVGRIAAECLDALTDIIKPGVTTQEIDDFVFIFGAKQGALPADLNYHGYSHSCCTSINHVVCHGIPNSRPLQEGDIVNIDVTFIHDGWHGDSSRMYPVGKIRRAAERLLRITYESLMRGISVVKPGATTGDIGAAIQNYAESERCSIVRDFCGHGIGQLFHDAPNILHYGNPGEGIELKQGMIFTIEPMINLGKPQVKILSDGWTAVTRDRSLTAQYEHTIGVTNEGCEIFTQSPKNIFYISSLNA
- the sfsA gene encoding DNA/RNA nuclease SfsA encodes the protein MLFIPKLFPAKLIRRYKRFLADVKWDNQHMFTVSVPNTGSMLGLITPNTNIWLSYNNNSKRKYAYRLEIIEVNNTLVGINTALPNRLALEAIQNGLLPELSKYKTTLKEQRYGTQSRIDFLLCDGIVPDCYLEVKNVHFMRQKGLAEFPDTVTKRGTRHLEELIKVVQQGKRAAMLYIIQREDCSAFTICDDLDPIYRRTFDLALKSGVEFYAIKCHVSAEGIFPIHRVKIEI
- the radC gene encoding RadC family protein, whose amino-acid sequence is MAKKINKKGDIQSNHFALTPNLSLSPIPEIKSEKLQKNSQTHKHYQGHRERLRKRYLKSKGNAIEDYEYLELLLFRTIPRANTKPIAKNLIARFGSLAEVLGADIHRLQEIQGCGPATAIDLKIISDVAGRLARAELFKRDIFSSWDKVLAYCKAVMAHETREQFRILFLDKKNGLLADEVQQTGTIDHTPVYPREVISRALELSAAGLILVHNHPSGDAKPSKADITMTHILKDAANALGITIHDHLIIARNDHTSFKALKLI